The following proteins are co-located in the Perognathus longimembris pacificus isolate PPM17 chromosome 25, ASM2315922v1, whole genome shotgun sequence genome:
- the Adra1b gene encoding alpha-1B adrenergic receptor, with protein sequence MNPEPHGSQHNASAPARWAALERANFTGPAPAPGNASLPQLDVPRAISVGLVLGAFILFAIVGNILVILSVACNRHLRTPTNYFIVNLAIADLLLSFTVLPFSAALEVLGYWVLGRVLCDIWAAVDVLCCTASILSLCAISIDRYIGVRYSLRYPTMVTRRKAILALLSIWVLSTVISIGPLLGWKEPAPNDDKECGVTEEPFYALFSSLGSFYIPLAVILVMYCRVYVVAKRTTKNLEAGVMKEMSNSKELTLRIHSKNFHEDALSSTKAKGHNPRSSIAVKLFKFSREKKAAKTLGIVVGMFILCWLPFFIALPLGSLFSALKPPRRRVQGGLLAGLLQQLPQPRHLPVLQQGVQARLSCACWAAAAAAAAAAWAPTARGRWSARRAGTRSTTAAAA encoded by the exons ATGAATCCCGAACCCCACGGCAGCCAGCACAACGCGTCGGCACCCGCGCGCTGGGCGGCCCTGGAGCGCGCCAACTTCACCGGGCCCGCGCCGGCCCCGGGCAACGCCAGCCTGCCCCAGCTGGACGTCCCCCGGGCCATCTCGGTGGGCCTGGTGCTGGGCGCCTTCATCCTCTTCGCCATCGTGGGCAACATCCTGGTGATCCTCTCGGTGGCCTGCAACCGGCACCTGCGCACGCCCACCAACTACTTCATCGTCAACCTGGCCATCGCCGACCTGCTGCTGAGCTTCACCGTGCTGCCCTTCTCCGCCGCGCTCGAGGTGCTGGGCTACTGGGTGCTGGGCCGCGTCCTCTGCGACATCTGGGCGGCCGTGGACGTGCTGTGTTGCACGGCCTCCATCCTGAGCCTCTGCGCCATCTCCATCGACCGCTACATCGGCGTGCGCTACTCCCTGCGCTACCCCACCATGGTCACCCGCCGCAAGGCCATCCTGGCGCTCCTCAGCATCTGGGTCCTGTCCACCGTCATCTCCATCGGGCCCCTCCTGGGCTGGAAGGAGCCGGCCCCCAACGACGACAAGGAGTGCGGGGTCACCGAAGAACCCTTCTACGCGCTCTTCTCCTCCCTGGGCTCCTTCTACATCCCGCTGGCCGTCATCTTGGTCATGTACTGCCGCGTCTACGTCGTGGCCAAGAGGACCACCAAGAACCTGGAGGCGGGAGTCATGAAGGAGATGTCCAACTCCAAGGAGCTGACCCTCAGGATCCACTCCAAGAACTTTCACGAGGACGCCCTGAGCAGCACCAAGGCCAAGGGCCACAACCCCAGGAGTTCCATAGCCGTCAAACTCTTTAAGTTCTCCAGGGAAAAGAAGGCGGCTAAGACCCTGGGCATCGTGGTGGGCATGTTCATCCTGTGCTGGCTCCCCTTCTTCATCGCCCTCCCGCTTG GCTCCCTGTTCTCGGCGCTGAAGCCCCCCCGACGCCGTGTTCAAGGTGGTCTTCTGGCTGGGCTACTTCAACAGCTGCCTCAACCCCGTCATCTACCCGTGCTCCAGCAAGGAGTTCAAGCGCGCCTTTCCTGCGCCTGCtgggctgccgccgccgccgccgccgccgccgcctgggcCCCGACGGCCCGTGGACGCTGGAGCGCTCGACGCGCCGGGACTCGCTCGACGACGGCGGCAGCTGCCTGA